TGACCCGGGCCGGCGTCCCGGATGACGCCGTCGACGAGGTCGTGCTGGGCGCGGCGAACCAGGCCGGCGAGGACAACCGCAACGTGGCGAGGATGGCTGTGCTGCTCGCCGGCCTGCCGGACTCGACGCCCGGATACACCGTCAACCGGCTGTGCGCGAGCGGGCTGCAGGCCATCGTCGCGGCGGCGCAGGCAATCCGGTCCGGCGAGGCGGATGTCGTTGTCGCCGGCGGTGTGGAGTCGATGACCCGCGCACCGTGGGTCATGGCGAAGCCCGGCACCCCGTGGGCGCGACCGGGCGAGGTGTTCGACAGCTCGCTCGGGTGGCGGTTCGTCAATCCGCGGATGCGCGAGCTCGACGGCGGCAAGGCAACGATCTCGATGGGCGAGACCGCGGAGGAGGTTGCCGCGCTGGACGGCATCACCCGCGAGGACTCCGATGCGTTTGCGCTGCAATCGCACGAACGTGCAGTGGCTGCCGCCAAGGACGGCCGGTTCGACGCCGAGCTCTGCGCGGTCGAGACCAAGGCGGGGACGATCGCCGTCGACGAGGGGCCGCGCGCCGACACCAGCCTGGAGCAGCTCGCCAAGCTCAAGCCCGCGTTCCGCGAGGGCGGGATCGTCACGGCCGGCTCGTCCTCGCCGCTGTCCGACGGCGCTGCCGCGGTCGTCGTTGCGAGCGAAGCCGCCGTCCGCCGGCACAACCTCACGCCTCGGGCGCGAGTGGTCGCTACCGCTTCGGGCGCGGTGCCGCCGTCGACCATGGGCCTCGGTCCGGTGGTGGCGACGACGAAGGCGTTGGACCGGGCGGGGTGGTCGGCATCGGATCTCGGTGCGGTCGAGCTCAACGAGGCATTCGCCGTACAGGTGCTTGCCTGCGTCCGGCGGCTGAGCCTCGATCCCGGCACCGTGAACCTCGACGGCGGTGCGATCGCGCTCGGCCACCCGCTCGGCTGCTCGGGCGCCCGGGTCACGGTGACGCTGCTCGGCCGGATGGAGCGTGAGCAGGCCGCTCGCGGTCTTGCCACCTTGTGCGTCGGCGTCGGGCAGGGCCTGGCGATGCTCGTCGAACGACCGTAGGTCTGTTCTTCCTGCCGTCATTAGGCTGCTCGGCGTGACGCTGCGGCTTTATGACACGAGACGGCGGGCGACCGCCGATTTCGAACCGCTGCTGCCCGGCGTCGTCACGATGTACGTCTGCGGCCCGACCGTTCAGTCGCCGCCGCACATCGGCCACATGCGTTCCGCGGTCGCCTCCGACATCGCCCGCCGCTGGCTGCTGGCGAGCGGGTACGACGTCATCCACCTGCGCAACATCACCGACATCGACGACAAGGTGCTCGTCAACGCCGAGGCGCTCGGCGTGCCGTGGTGGGCGCTCGGCACCGAGATGACCAGGCAGTTCCAAGCGGCGTACCGCGCGATGAACTGCCTCGAGCCGACCGGTGAGCCACGAGCGACCGGGCACGTGCCGGAGATCGTCGCCTTGATCGAGCGGCTGATCGAAGCAGGGCACGCCTACCCGTCCGGCGGCGACGTGTACTTCGACGTCGCGTCGGACCCGAGGTACGGCGAGCTGTCCGGGCAGAAGCCGGACGCGATGCTTCCGTCGGAGGACCCCGGTGCGAAACGCGATCCGCGCGACTTCGCGTTGTGGAAGGGCATGAAGCCCGGCGAGCCGTTCTGGGAGACACCGTGGGGCCCGGGCCGACCCGGCTGGCACATCGAGTGCTCGGCGATGGCGACGAAGTACCTCGGCCCGGTCTTCGACATCCACGGCGGCGGCCTCGACCTGGTCTTCCCGCACCACGAGAACGAGCTCGCGCAGTCGAATGCCGCCGGTGACGGCTTCGCGCGGTTCTGGCTGCACAACGGCATGCTCAACACCGCCGGCGCGAAGATGAGCAAGTCGCTCGGAAACTCGCTGTTCGTGCCGGACCTGCTGGCGATGTCCCGGCCGGCCGCGCTGCGCTACGCGTTGGCCGCTCCGCACTACCGCTCGGACACCGAGTGGAGCGACGCAGTTCTGGCCGAGGCGGATGCTGCGTACTCCCGGATCCAAGGCTTCCTGGAGCGCGCGGCCGAGCGCTTCGGCGAGCCGCCCGCGGGCGCCACCGTTCCGGCCGCGTTCGCGGCTGCGATGGACGACGACCTCGGGGTGCCCGCGGCGCTGGGCGTGCTGCACGAGCGCGTGCGGGACGGCAACACCGCGTTGGCGGAGGGCGAGGAGCAAGCCGCCCGTGCGGCACTCGCCGACGTCGCCGCGATGACCCGGGTGCTCGGGCTGT
This region of Mycobacteriales bacterium genomic DNA includes:
- a CDS encoding thiolase family protein, yielding MNETAAYLVGGVRTPIGRYGGVLASVRPDDLAALVVRAALTRAGVPDDAVDEVVLGAANQAGEDNRNVARMAVLLAGLPDSTPGYTVNRLCASGLQAIVAAAQAIRSGEADVVVAGGVESMTRAPWVMAKPGTPWARPGEVFDSSLGWRFVNPRMRELDGGKATISMGETAEEVAALDGITREDSDAFALQSHERAVAAAKDGRFDAELCAVETKAGTIAVDEGPRADTSLEQLAKLKPAFREGGIVTAGSSSPLSDGAAAVVVASEAAVRRHNLTPRARVVATASGAVPPSTMGLGPVVATTKALDRAGWSASDLGAVELNEAFAVQVLACVRRLSLDPGTVNLDGGAIALGHPLGCSGARVTVTLLGRMEREQAARGLATLCVGVGQGLAMLVERP
- the cysS gene encoding cysteine--tRNA ligase, whose translation is MTLRLYDTRRRATADFEPLLPGVVTMYVCGPTVQSPPHIGHMRSAVASDIARRWLLASGYDVIHLRNITDIDDKVLVNAEALGVPWWALGTEMTRQFQAAYRAMNCLEPTGEPRATGHVPEIVALIERLIEAGHAYPSGGDVYFDVASDPRYGELSGQKPDAMLPSEDPGAKRDPRDFALWKGMKPGEPFWETPWGPGRPGWHIECSAMATKYLGPVFDIHGGGLDLVFPHHENELAQSNAAGDGFARFWLHNGMLNTAGAKMSKSLGNSLFVPDLLAMSRPAALRYALAAPHYRSDTEWSDAVLAEADAAYSRIQGFLERAAERFGEPPAGATVPAAFAAAMDDDLGVPAALGVLHERVRDGNTALAEGEEQAARAALADVAAMTRVLGLWPGDFIDSSSDAALRRAVEGIVPALLDARQAARDRKDFAESDRIRDALTAAGVAVEDTPQGPRWRVG